A part of Rhopalosiphum maidis isolate BTI-1 chromosome 3, ASM367621v3, whole genome shotgun sequence genomic DNA contains:
- the LOC113557665 gene encoding uncharacterized protein LOC113557665: MTEYLEIGHMEEIKDNVTTMPIFYLPHHAVIKSSSLTTKVRVVFDASAKGSNSIALNDVFMRGPGIQEDLFSILSRFRKHQIVITIDIEKMFKRVEVAKEYRGLQRIVWRKHSREVLRKYQLNTVTYGTTPASFMTTKCLDELARENEVLKSFQMHPKR; the protein is encoded by the coding sequence ATGACCGAATACTTAGAAATAGGTCATATGGAAGAAATCAAGGACAATGTAACAACCATgccgatattttatttaccacaTCATGCCGTCATAAAATCATCAAGTTTAACCACGAAGGTCAGAGTCGTGTTTGACGCGTCCGCAAAGGGATCAAACAGTATTGCATTGAATGATGTGTTTATGCGCGGCCCAGGTATACAAGaagatttattttctattttgagTCGGTTCCGTAAACATCAGATTGTAATAACTATTGACATTGAAAAGATGTTTAAGCGGGTAGAAGTGGCCAAAGAATATCGAGGTCTACAACGGATAGTTTGGCGAAAGCATTCCAGAGAAGTTTTGCGTAAGTATCAATTGAACACAGTAACTTATGGTACCACTCCAGCTTCCTTCATGACAACAAAATGTTTAGACGAACTAGCAAGGGAAAATGAAGTACTAAAAAGTTTCCAAATGCATCCAAAACGATAA
- the LOC113557666 gene encoding uncharacterized protein LOC113557666, with the protein MAATLANSYVFLSTAVILVTDNNGRAHKCRAVLDSGSQLNFISKGLQNKLKLPSERILLLVCGIGTSRLQTTSRVNIQILACISSFNLNIACHVLPTVVSDLSACKKPIDGWKISNKLATQLADPKFDLAGPVDLLIGAGIFFDILTPERIPLNVGNISLQGTRLGYVVTREIGMTCLLGIGRSLEENWEAIQPKEEQLFGRYSKLNLRCAEEQEVVDHFMKTFTRNSDGRFVLRLPTNSKVDELGDNLNMATCRFMNVERMLQRDNQLRVE; encoded by the coding sequence ATGGCAGCTACATTAGCAAATAGCTATGTTTTCTTATCAACTGCGGTAATTCTAGTCACAGACAATAATGGCAGGGCTCATAAATGTCGTGCAGTGTTAGACAGTGGCTCTCAATTAAACTTCATTTCCAAGGGTCtccaaaataaattgaaattgccCAGTGAAAGGATTTTATTACTAGTATGTGGAATTGGAACAAGCCGGCTGCAAACTACTTCGAGAGTCAATATTCAAATACTGGCATGTATCTCATCATTCAATCTCAATATAGCATGTCATGTTTTACCTACTGTAGTAAGTGATCTTTCAGCTTGCAAAAAGCCCATAGATGGCTGGAAAATAAGTAACAAATTGGCAACACAATTAGCTGACCCAAAATTCGACCTGGCAGGTCCAGTGGATTTATTAATAGGTGctggtatattttttgatattctgACCCCTGAAAGAATTCCATTAAACGTTGGAAACATATCATTACAAGGAACTAGACTTGGGTATGTCGTAACTAGAGAAATCGGTATGACTTGTCTTTTAGGAATTGGCAGGTCTCTGGAGGAAAATTGGGAGGCGATTCAACCCAAGGAGGAACAGCTATTTGGCcgctattcaaaattaaacctTCGATGTGCAGAGGAGCAAGAAGTTGTTGatcattttatgaaaacatttacCCGAAATTCTGATGGTCGATTTGTATTACGATTGCCCACAAATTCAAAGGTTGATGAGTTAGGAGATAACCTGAATATGGCAACTTGTCGTTTCATGAACGTCGAGAGAATGCTTCAACGCGACAATCAACTACGTGTGGAGTAA
- the LOC113557668 gene encoding uncharacterized protein LOC113557668, with translation MSGHIEGVQAKLKIVHPPAKCAVYVHCMAHKINLVVIDMCKHLKDAKILFNALEALYVHFSHPTRNGKLTDLQFKLNMKKTTLSQLSDTRWICRFKSCDAVIKNFNAIAKVLNDEIDDQQSKCVTQAIGML, from the exons ATGTCAGGTCACATAGAAGGTGTTCaagcaaaattgaaaatagttcACCCTCCAGCTAAATGTGCagtatatgtacattgtatggCACATAAGATTAATTTAGTAGTTATTGATATGTGCAAGCACTTAAag gatgCTAAAATCTTATTTAACGCTTTGGAGGCACTCTATGTTCATTTCTCTCATCCAACAAGAAACGGAAAACTTActgatttacaatttaaattgaatatgaaAAAGACAACACTTTCTCAGTTAAGTGACACTCGTTGGATTTGCCGCTTTAAAAGCTGTGATGCagtgataaaaaattttaatgccATAGCTAAAGTTTTAAATGATGAAATTGATGATCAACAAAGTAAATGTGTTACCCAAGCAATTGGtatgttatga
- the LOC113558928 gene encoding 52 kDa repressor of the inhibitor of the protein kinase-like: protein MVVFSKENGIEINVPFQDGSKSQRRESTNLKNYVVMSSTSAENNHQSDNTSTTTLEPKEYWMIHAFYPVIDTIICQMKERFSKESIQIATCVDNLLKLDFEGSSLLINQYKNLFEVIPHDLKCEMTVLKNMIKGVPSYLTIKEKISKDTFPNLFKMIQLAITLPVSSATYERSFSAMRRINNYLRSTMSQERFSKLAILNIERDIIVDTEIILNTFSNKNRKIRI from the exons ATGGttgtattttcaaaagaaaatGGAATTGAAATTAATGTTCCCTTTCAAG aTGGCTCTAAAAGCCAGAGAAGGGAATCCActaatctaaaaaattatgtggTTATGTCATCAACTTCAGCTGAAAATAATCACCAAAGTGATAATACAAGTACCACTACATTAGAACCAAAAGAATATTGGATGATACATGCTTTTTATCCAGtaatagatacaataatatgtcaaatGAAAGAAAGATTTTCTAAAGAGAGCATTCAAATTGCGACTTGTGTAGATAACTTGTTAAAATTAGACTTTGAGGGATCATCATtacttataaatcaatataag AATTTGTTTGAAGTCATCCCTCATGATTTGAAATGTGAGATGactgtattgaaaaatatgataaaaggaGTTCCTAGCTATTTAaccattaaagaaaaaatatctaaagatACGTTTccaaatctttttaaaatgattcaattgGCTATCACTCTTCCGGTCAGTTCGGCTACTTACGAACGGTCATTTTCTGCAATGagaagaattaataattatctcagGTCTACTATGTCACAGGAACGGTTTTCGAAATTGGCAATACTTAATATTGAGAGAGATATTATTGTTGACaccgaaattattttaaatacattttctaataaaaatagaaaaataagaatataa